Proteins from one Mesorhizobium sp. M9A.F.Ca.ET.002.03.1.2 genomic window:
- a CDS encoding iron-sulfur cluster assembly accessory protein, whose amino-acid sequence MITLTDNAVAAIKAALYRASEPAEGFRIMVHAGGCAGFQYSMGLESVSREGDAIIERDGLKVFMDRGSQPHAAGMTVDFVTGLETSGFVFDNPNARETCGCGKSCK is encoded by the coding sequence ATGATTACGCTCACCGACAACGCTGTTGCCGCCATCAAGGCCGCTCTTTACCGCGCCAGCGAGCCGGCGGAAGGATTTCGCATCATGGTCCATGCCGGCGGCTGCGCCGGCTTCCAATACTCAATGGGCCTGGAGAGCGTCTCACGTGAGGGCGATGCGATCATCGAGCGAGATGGGCTCAAGGTGTTCATGGATAGAGGCTCCCAACCCCATGCCGCCGGCATGACCGTGGACTTCGTCACTGGGCTCGAAACATCCGGCTTTGTTTTCGATAACCCCAATGCGCGTGAGACGTGCGGCTGCGGCAAGTCCTGCAAATGA
- the nifS gene encoding cysteine desulfurase NifS — MSPVYLDNNATTRVDPAVVGAMLPFFTEQFGNHSSMHAYGASVAEAVRKARQQLQALIGAGFEDEIIFTSGGTESDSTAILSALEVMPDRTEIVTSAVEHPAVLKLCAHLEKTRGVKVHIIPVDHHGRLDLDAYRTALTPQVAIVSIMWANNETGTIFPVVKLADLAREVGALFHTDAVQAVGRLPIELKSTAIDMLSLSAHKLHGPKGIGALYVRRGVRFSSMIKGGHQERDRRAGTENTPGIVGLGMAAELALKFMDETKRIKWLRDRLENGIIQRIPNTSINGDPQERLPNTANIGFEGIEGDAIPIVLSRLGIACSAGSACASGSLEPSHVLIAMNAACGAVRFSLSRDNGEDDVDRVLEVLPAITEKLRAVPSAGLCGRGAEQLHSGPGPSGTIADEP; from the coding sequence ATGAGCCCTGTCTATCTCGACAACAACGCAACGACGCGGGTTGATCCTGCAGTCGTTGGAGCGATGTTGCCTTTCTTTACGGAGCAATTTGGCAATCATTCGTCCATGCACGCCTATGGCGCATCGGTTGCTGAAGCCGTGAGAAAGGCGAGGCAACAGTTGCAAGCCCTCATCGGCGCGGGATTCGAGGACGAGATCATCTTCACCTCGGGCGGGACTGAAAGCGACAGTACAGCCATCCTTTCGGCGCTGGAGGTGATGCCCGACCGAACGGAAATAGTGACTTCCGCGGTTGAACATCCGGCCGTTCTGAAGTTGTGCGCGCACCTTGAAAAGACGCGCGGCGTCAAGGTGCACATTATCCCAGTCGATCACCACGGCCGGCTCGACCTGGACGCCTACAGAACCGCCCTCACCCCACAAGTGGCAATCGTCTCGATAATGTGGGCGAACAATGAGACCGGTACGATCTTTCCCGTGGTTAAGCTTGCCGATCTAGCCAGGGAAGTCGGCGCGCTTTTCCACACTGATGCAGTGCAGGCGGTCGGAAGGCTTCCGATTGAGCTGAAATCGACCGCGATCGACATGCTGTCGCTCTCCGCCCACAAGCTGCATGGTCCAAAGGGGATAGGCGCGCTTTATGTAAGACGTGGCGTGCGCTTCTCCTCCATGATCAAGGGTGGGCACCAAGAGCGCGACCGGCGTGCAGGCACTGAAAACACACCCGGCATAGTCGGACTGGGCATGGCGGCCGAACTCGCCTTGAAATTCATGGACGAGACAAAACGAATAAAATGGTTGCGCGACCGCCTTGAGAACGGGATCATCCAGCGCATCCCAAACACATCCATCAACGGCGATCCGCAAGAGCGATTGCCAAACACTGCAAACATTGGATTCGAAGGTATCGAAGGCGATGCAATCCCAATTGTCTTGAGCCGGCTGGGAATCGCCTGTTCCGCCGGGTCCGCCTGTGCCTCTGGCTCACTGGAACCGAGCCATGTTCTGATCGCTATGAACGCGGCATGTGGGGCAGTCCGCTTCTCCTTGTCGCGTGACAACGGCGAAGATGACGTAGACCGCGTGCTTGAGGTCCTGCCTGCGATCACCGAGAAGCTACGGGCCGTTCCCAGTGCTGGACTGTGCGGGCGAGGTGCAGAACAGCTTCATTCCGGCCCGGGTCCGAGCGGCACAATAGCCGACGAGCCGTGA
- the nifW gene encoding nitrogenase stabilizing/protective protein NifW: MNCSADSRPIDPTDILARLKGLSAAEDFFACLGVSYDPKVMNVSRLHIMKRVGQYLAEEDFSGLPDQVIAARVRAKLERAYEDFATSSPLTQRVFKVLRDHDPNICAAPGRAFVPLDSALKRFGK; the protein is encoded by the coding sequence ATGAACTGCTCCGCTGACAGCCGCCCGATCGATCCCACCGATATCCTGGCGCGACTGAAGGGGCTGTCGGCTGCGGAGGACTTCTTCGCCTGCCTTGGCGTCTCCTACGACCCGAAAGTGATGAATGTCTCGCGGCTCCATATCATGAAGCGCGTGGGCCAATACCTTGCCGAAGAAGATTTCTCCGGTCTGCCTGACCAGGTAATCGCCGCGCGGGTACGCGCCAAGCTGGAACGCGCCTACGAAGATTTCGCGACTTCCTCGCCGCTCACGCAACGTGTGTTCAAGGTGCTAAGGGACCACGATCCAAACATATGTGCCGCACCTGGCCGCGCCTTCGTCCCTCTCGACTCTGCACTGAAGCGGTTCGGAAAGTAA
- a CDS encoding electron transfer flavoprotein subunit beta/FixA family protein: protein MHIVICIKQVPDSAQIRVHPVTNTIMRQGVPTIINPYDLFALEEALKLRDVHGGEVTVLTMGPPMAEDSLRKALGYGADRAVLLTDRYFAGSDTLATSFALSQAIAKIGETFGRPDIVFTGKQTIDGDTAQVGPGIAKRLDLSQLTYVAKIASIDLKTREIEVARRAEGGTQLLKSRLPCLITMLEDTNEIRRGSLQQALCAARSQVVKWTAADAGIDDLTRCGLRGSPTVVKRVFAPTARAESAAQIDTAEKCLQDIADELIANILTRRPALEHELAFNSGT from the coding sequence ATGCACATCGTAATCTGCATCAAGCAGGTGCCGGATTCGGCACAGATCCGCGTCCACCCGGTGACGAACACGATCATGCGTCAGGGTGTGCCGACCATCATCAATCCCTACGACCTGTTCGCCCTCGAAGAAGCGCTCAAACTGCGCGACGTTCATGGTGGCGAGGTTACTGTGCTCACAATGGGTCCGCCCATGGCGGAGGACTCGCTGCGAAAGGCGCTCGGTTACGGTGCTGACCGAGCAGTTCTCTTGACGGACCGCTATTTTGCCGGATCCGATACGCTGGCGACCTCCTTTGCTCTTTCGCAAGCAATCGCAAAAATTGGGGAGACTTTCGGCAGGCCGGACATCGTCTTCACCGGCAAGCAGACGATTGACGGCGATACCGCCCAGGTCGGACCCGGCATAGCCAAGCGCCTGGATCTATCGCAACTTACCTATGTCGCGAAGATTGCCTCCATCGATCTCAAAACGCGCGAGATCGAAGTCGCGCGTCGCGCCGAAGGCGGCACCCAGTTGCTGAAGAGCAGACTCCCTTGCCTCATTACCATGCTGGAAGACACCAACGAAATCCGCCGGGGCTCGCTCCAGCAGGCTCTTTGCGCGGCGCGCAGCCAAGTCGTGAAGTGGACTGCAGCCGACGCCGGCATTGATGATCTCACCCGGTGCGGTCTGCGTGGCTCGCCGACAGTCGTCAAGCGTGTTTTCGCCCCCACCGCACGGGCAGAAAGCGCGGCGCAGATCGACACCGCGGAAAAGTGCTTGCAGGACATCGCCGATGAACTCATCGCCAATATCTTAACCCGCCGGCCGGCGCTGGAACATGAGTTGGCCTTCAACAGCGGCACGTGA